The Achromobacter pestifer genome includes a region encoding these proteins:
- a CDS encoding phosphatase PAP2 family protein: MTDAYAAWAAAHALQLFIALPLLAAAAALALACCWPRLPGGGRVALFALGTSAALALFLILAYAIERQGAVVAFDRALAGALGMSMSTPLLWLLSWFTYLGDRNFLTGVSVLMTLFLLFRRQWGLAVVCAVATGVGGALNWLLKHAFERVRPEHEHGYASAAGWSFPSGHSSAAMAVYGMACYLLWRLAPPAWRLPGTALLAALIMAIGLSRILLQVHFVSDVLAGFAVSLAWLALCVAAAQRLRPSCPQGQGVQ, translated from the coding sequence ATGACGGATGCGTATGCGGCATGGGCGGCGGCTCATGCCTTGCAGCTATTCATCGCGCTGCCACTGCTGGCCGCGGCGGCTGCGCTGGCCTTGGCGTGCTGCTGGCCGCGCCTGCCCGGCGGCGGCCGCGTTGCGTTGTTCGCTCTGGGGACGTCCGCGGCGCTCGCGCTGTTCCTGATCCTGGCCTATGCCATCGAGCGCCAGGGCGCGGTGGTCGCCTTCGACCGGGCGCTGGCCGGCGCCCTGGGCATGTCCATGTCGACGCCGCTGCTGTGGCTGCTGTCCTGGTTCACGTATCTGGGCGACCGGAATTTCCTGACCGGGGTCAGCGTGCTGATGACATTGTTCCTGCTGTTCCGCAGGCAATGGGGGCTGGCCGTCGTCTGCGCCGTCGCCACCGGCGTGGGCGGGGCGCTGAATTGGCTGCTCAAGCATGCTTTCGAGCGCGTCCGGCCGGAGCATGAACATGGCTATGCCAGCGCGGCGGGGTGGAGCTTCCCCAGTGGCCATTCCTCGGCCGCGATGGCTGTGTACGGCATGGCCTGCTATCTGCTTTGGCGTCTGGCGCCTCCTGCGTGGCGCCTGCCGGGAACCGCGCTGTTGGCGGCCCTCATCATGGCGATCGGACTCAGCCGCATCCTGCTGCAGGTCCATTTCGTCAGCGACGTGCTGGCGGGTTTCGCGGTCAGCCTCGCCTGGCTGGCGCTGTGCGTGGCGGCGGCGCAGCGTCTGCGGCCGTCATGCCCCCAGGGCCAGGGCGTTCAATAG
- a CDS encoding metallophosphoesterase family protein — protein MTRILHFSDTHFGTERKPVVEAALDLACNLAPDLVVLSGDITQRARRGQFAAARKFIERLSLPVLTVPGNHDIPLFNVFARALNPYGNYKRALGPVLEPVFENAGLLAIGVNTTRPRRRKDGEISGAQIARVAERLRQAKPGQLRIVVAHHPVRAKVESDLSNLLNGRERALEAWMQAGVHLVLGGHIHLPYVLPLNPAAPASGWVVQAGTTCSRRVRGNVPNSVNVITREGQGDCHIERWDYAAGAHAFAPVDKTLVALY, from the coding sequence ATGACCCGCATCCTGCATTTTTCCGATACCCACTTCGGCACGGAACGCAAACCCGTGGTCGAAGCCGCGCTGGACCTGGCCTGCAATCTCGCGCCCGATCTGGTGGTGCTCAGCGGCGACATCACGCAACGCGCGCGGCGCGGCCAGTTCGCCGCCGCCCGCAAGTTCATCGAACGCCTGTCGCTGCCGGTGCTGACGGTGCCGGGCAATCACGATATTCCGCTGTTCAACGTGTTCGCGCGCGCGCTCAACCCCTACGGCAACTACAAGCGGGCCTTGGGCCCCGTGCTGGAACCCGTGTTCGAGAACGCCGGCCTGCTCGCCATCGGCGTCAATACGACGCGGCCTCGCCGCCGCAAGGATGGCGAGATATCCGGCGCGCAGATCGCCCGGGTCGCCGAGCGGCTGCGCCAGGCCAAGCCGGGACAGCTGCGTATCGTGGTCGCGCACCACCCCGTGCGCGCCAAGGTCGAGTCGGACCTGTCCAACCTGTTGAACGGGCGCGAGCGCGCGCTTGAGGCCTGGATGCAGGCAGGCGTCCACCTGGTGCTTGGCGGACACATCCATCTGCCCTATGTGCTGCCGCTGAATCCCGCGGCGCCTGCCAGCGGCTGGGTCGTCCAGGCCGGAACCACCTGCTCGCGCCGCGTGCGCGGCAACGTGCCCAATTCGGTCAATGTGATTACCCGCGAGGGGCAGGGCGACTGCCATATCGAGCGTTGGGATTACGCCGCCGGGGCGCATGCGTTTGCACCGGTGGACAAGACCCTGGTCGCGTTGTATTGA
- a CDS encoding NADH-quinone oxidoreductase subunit A has protein sequence MNLQQYFPVLLFIVVATLIGFALLTAGSLLGPRRPYAEKLSPYECGFEAFEDARMKFDVRYYLVAILFILFDLEIAFLFPWAIAQGTVGLVGFWTVMVFLAVLTVGFIYEWKKGALDWE, from the coding sequence ATGAACCTGCAACAGTATTTTCCCGTCCTGCTGTTTATCGTAGTGGCCACCCTTATCGGGTTCGCGCTTCTAACGGCCGGCTCCCTCCTTGGTCCGCGGCGTCCTTACGCCGAGAAGCTCTCGCCGTACGAATGCGGTTTCGAGGCCTTCGAAGACGCCCGCATGAAGTTTGACGTGCGCTACTACCTTGTGGCGATCCTGTTCATTCTTTTCGACCTGGAAATCGCGTTCCTGTTCCCGTGGGCCATCGCCCAGGGCACTGTCGGTCTCGTCGGTTTCTGGACGGTCATGGTATTCCTGGCCGTGCTGACGGTCGGCTTCATCTACGAATGGAAAAAGGGCGCGCTGGACTGGGAATAA
- a CDS encoding NADH-quinone oxidoreductase subunit C: MMTRLETLKNNLQTTLGADIALTEALGELTLEVPAQQWFSVCNKLRTEAGLRFETCIDLCGVDYLTWGNGTRQLPEETTARIHRARFAVVVHLLSIENNWRLRVRTWAEDDEFPIVASLMECWPAVGWFEREAFDLYGIVFEGHPDLRRILTDYGFIGHPFRKDFPLSGTVEMRYDPEQRRVIYQPVTIDPREITPRVVREDSYGLGR, encoded by the coding sequence ATGATGACCAGGCTCGAAACCCTGAAAAACAATTTGCAGACCACCCTCGGCGCGGATATCGCGCTGACCGAGGCGTTGGGCGAGCTGACGCTCGAAGTGCCCGCGCAGCAGTGGTTCTCCGTCTGCAACAAGCTGCGCACCGAAGCCGGCCTGCGCTTTGAAACCTGTATCGACCTCTGCGGCGTCGACTACCTGACCTGGGGCAACGGCACGCGCCAACTGCCCGAGGAAACGACCGCCAGGATCCACCGCGCGCGTTTCGCCGTGGTCGTGCACCTGCTCTCGATCGAGAACAACTGGCGCCTGCGCGTGCGCACCTGGGCCGAGGACGACGAGTTCCCCATCGTCGCGTCGCTGATGGAATGCTGGCCGGCAGTGGGCTGGTTCGAACGCGAAGCCTTCGACCTGTACGGCATCGTCTTCGAAGGCCATCCGGACCTGCGCCGCATTCTCACCGACTATGGCTTCATCGGCCATCCCTTCCGCAAGGACTTCCCGCTGTCCGGCACTGTCGAAATGCGCTACGACCCGGAACAGCGGCGCGTCATTTACCAGCCGGTCACGATTGATCCGCGCGAGATCACCCCGCGCGTGGTCCGCGAAGACTCCTACGGCTTGGGGCGTTAA
- a CDS encoding NADH-quinone oxidoreductase subunit D: protein MAEIKNYTLNFGPQHPAAHGVLRLVLELDGEVIQRADPHIGLLHRATEKLAEHKTYIQALPYMDRLDYVSMMCNEHAYVMAIEKLLGVEAPLRAQYIRVMFDEITRLLNHLMSLGSHALDVGAMAVFLYAFREREDLMDCYEAVSGARMHAAYYRPGGVYRDLPDSMPQYGDTSKYRGDKEMRVMNDARSGSLLDFIEDFTNRFPACVDEYETLLTDNRIWKQRLVGIGVVDPDRAKALGFTGPMLRGSGVAWDLRKMQPYEVYDLLDFDIPVGVNGDCYDRYLVRIAEMRESNRIIRQCVEWLRNNPGPVMIENHKIAPPKRTAMKTNMEELIHHFKLFTEGFHVPPGEAYASVEHPKGEFGIYMVSDGANKPYRLKIRAPGFVHLQSLDEMSRGHMIADAVTIIGTQDIVFGEIDR, encoded by the coding sequence ATGGCAGAAATCAAGAACTACACGCTCAACTTCGGCCCCCAGCACCCGGCCGCGCACGGCGTGCTGCGCCTGGTGCTCGAGCTCGACGGCGAAGTGATCCAGCGCGCCGACCCGCACATCGGCCTGCTGCACCGCGCCACTGAAAAACTGGCCGAACACAAGACCTACATCCAGGCGCTGCCCTACATGGACCGCCTGGACTACGTGTCCATGATGTGCAACGAGCACGCCTACGTCATGGCCATCGAGAAGCTGCTGGGCGTCGAAGCCCCGCTGCGCGCGCAGTACATCCGCGTGATGTTCGACGAGATCACCCGTCTGCTGAACCACCTGATGTCGCTGGGTTCGCACGCGCTGGACGTGGGCGCCATGGCGGTGTTCCTGTACGCCTTCCGTGAACGCGAAGACCTGATGGACTGCTACGAAGCGGTCTCGGGCGCGCGCATGCATGCGGCCTACTATCGTCCGGGCGGCGTCTACCGCGACCTGCCGGACTCGATGCCGCAATACGGCGACACCAGCAAGTACCGCGGCGACAAGGAAATGCGCGTCATGAACGACGCGCGTTCGGGCTCGCTGCTGGATTTCATCGAAGACTTCACCAACCGCTTCCCGGCTTGCGTCGACGAGTACGAAACTCTGCTGACCGACAACCGCATCTGGAAGCAGCGTCTGGTGGGCATCGGCGTGGTCGACCCTGACCGCGCCAAGGCGCTGGGCTTCACCGGCCCGATGTTGCGTGGTTCGGGCGTGGCCTGGGACCTGCGCAAGATGCAGCCCTACGAAGTCTACGATCTGCTCGATTTCGACATCCCCGTGGGTGTCAACGGCGACTGCTATGACCGCTACCTGGTCCGTATCGCCGAAATGCGTGAAAGCAACCGCATCATCCGCCAGTGCGTGGAATGGCTGCGCAACAACCCGGGCCCGGTCATGATCGAGAACCACAAGATCGCCCCGCCCAAGCGCACCGCCATGAAGACCAACATGGAAGAGCTGATCCATCACTTCAAGCTCTTCACTGAAGGTTTCCACGTGCCTCCCGGTGAAGCTTACGCCTCGGTGGAACACCCCAAGGGCGAATTCGGCATCTATATGGTGTCCGATGGCGCCAACAAGCCTTACCGCCTGAAGATTCGGGCCCCCGGCTTTGTCCACCTGCAATCGCTGGATGAAATGTCGCGCGGTCACATGATCGCCGACGCCGTCACCATCATTGGCACGCAGGACATCGTTTTCGGCGAAATCGATCGCTGA
- a CDS encoding diacylglycerol/lipid kinase family protein translates to MTPPQQKPATAAHSLTGQEPLFIVLNTGSGRGDAQTLQDTIRRILDEAARRYELMPVQDPSRLTATAEDAVRRAQAQQGVVIAAGGDGTLNAVASVVLGKGVPFGILPQGTFNYFGRSYGISQDTEVALRGFLQGQPRPVQVGMLNGRPFLVNASLGLYPQLLEDREAYKQKYGRSRLVALWSGLVTLLRAPRQLSLLLDHGGQARNLRSPTLVVGNNKLQLEHIGIDSTELGQNRLIAMAARPVGTLALYGLLLRGLFSRLGEAEHVVSFAFDRLTVAVRGRRRVKVAMDGEISWMDTPLEFNVAAERLPLVVPADSQYLDRS, encoded by the coding sequence ATGACGCCACCCCAGCAGAAACCGGCAACAGCGGCCCATTCCCTGACGGGACAAGAACCCCTCTTCATCGTCCTCAATACCGGATCGGGGCGCGGCGACGCGCAGACCCTGCAGGACACCATACGCCGCATACTCGACGAGGCCGCACGCCGCTACGAACTGATGCCGGTGCAGGATCCGTCGCGCCTGACCGCCACGGCCGAGGACGCGGTCAGGCGCGCGCAGGCGCAGCAGGGGGTGGTCATCGCGGCCGGAGGCGACGGCACGCTCAACGCGGTCGCCAGCGTCGTGCTTGGCAAGGGGGTGCCGTTCGGCATCCTGCCGCAAGGCACGTTCAATTACTTCGGGCGCAGCTATGGCATCTCGCAAGACACGGAGGTGGCCCTGCGCGGTTTCCTGCAAGGCCAGCCCAGGCCGGTGCAGGTCGGCATGCTCAACGGCCGGCCGTTCCTGGTCAATGCCAGCCTGGGCCTGTACCCGCAACTGCTCGAGGACCGCGAAGCCTACAAGCAGAAGTACGGCCGCAGCCGGCTGGTGGCGCTGTGGTCCGGCCTGGTCACGCTGCTGCGCGCGCCGCGCCAATTGAGCCTGCTGCTGGATCACGGCGGGCAGGCCCGCAACCTGCGCTCGCCCACGCTGGTGGTGGGCAACAACAAACTCCAGCTGGAGCACATCGGCATCGATTCCACGGAACTGGGCCAGAACCGGCTGATCGCCATGGCGGCGCGGCCGGTCGGCACCCTGGCGCTCTATGGCCTGCTGCTGCGCGGCCTGTTCAGCCGCCTGGGCGAAGCCGAGCACGTGGTCAGTTTCGCCTTCGACCGCCTGACGGTGGCGGTGCGCGGACGCCGTCGTGTCAAGGTGGCGATGGACGGCGAAATCTCCTGGATGGATACGCCGCTGGAATTCAACGTGGCCGCCGAACGGCTGCCGCTGGTGGTGCCGGCGGATTCGCAATACCTGGACCGTTCATGA
- a CDS encoding NuoB/complex I 20 kDa subunit family protein, which produces MAIDGILKQGFITTSADKFLNWAKTGSMWPMTFGLACCAVEMMHAGAARYDLDQFGIIFRPSPRQSDLMIVAGTLCNKMAPALRKVYDQMPEPRWVVSMGSCANGGGYYHYSYSVVRGCDRIVPVDVYVPGCPPTAEALVYGLLQMQNKIRLTNTIAR; this is translated from the coding sequence ATGGCTATAGACGGCATTCTCAAGCAAGGGTTCATCACAACCAGCGCCGACAAGTTCCTTAATTGGGCGAAAACCGGTTCCATGTGGCCCATGACCTTCGGTCTGGCCTGTTGCGCGGTTGAAATGATGCACGCGGGCGCGGCCCGCTACGACCTGGACCAATTCGGCATCATCTTCCGGCCCAGCCCGCGTCAGTCCGATCTGATGATCGTGGCCGGCACGCTGTGCAACAAGATGGCGCCGGCGCTGCGCAAGGTCTATGACCAGATGCCCGAGCCGCGTTGGGTGGTTTCCATGGGCTCCTGTGCCAACGGTGGCGGTTACTACCACTACTCGTATTCGGTGGTCCGTGGCTGCGATCGCATCGTACCGGTAGACGTTTACGTGCCGGGCTGCCCGCCCACGGCCGAGGCGCTGGTCTACGGCTTGCTGCAAATGCAGAACAAGATCCGTCTGACCAACACGATTGCGCGCTGA
- a CDS encoding NAD(P)-binding domain-containing protein: MNMRVSIVGMGKTGTRAAQRLLAAEPDIALTLYDIEPARCEDFRGSATLATSAREALEESDTIVLALPREREIDRTLERFSDGNVTAPVAGKLIVDLEPPCAERARSLDQAIVAAGGRYTCAPLDAAADAPGTEARLLNALALGA, from the coding sequence ATGAACATGCGCGTGAGCATCGTCGGCATGGGCAAGACCGGCACGCGAGCCGCCCAGCGCCTCCTGGCGGCCGAGCCGGACATCGCGCTGACCCTCTACGACATCGAGCCTGCGCGCTGCGAGGACTTCCGCGGCAGCGCCACGCTGGCGACGTCCGCCCGCGAAGCGCTGGAAGAATCGGACACCATCGTGCTGGCCCTGCCGCGCGAGCGCGAGATCGACCGCACGCTGGAGCGCTTCAGCGACGGCAACGTGACCGCGCCGGTAGCGGGCAAACTCATCGTGGACCTGGAGCCGCCCTGCGCCGAGCGCGCGCGCAGCCTGGACCAGGCCATCGTCGCGGCGGGCGGCCGCTACACCTGCGCGCCCCTGGACGCGGCGGCGGACGCCCCGGGCACCGAGGCACGCCTATTGAACGCCCTGGCCCTGGGGGCATGA
- a CDS encoding porin has protein sequence MKKTLLAAALLAGFAGVAQAETSVTLYGIIDTGIGYNKISGGPDAINGSRFGMINGVQNGSRWGLRGSEDLGDGLRAVFQLESGFDSGNGKSAQNGRLFGRQATIGLASDSWGQLDFGRQTNIASKYFGSIDPFGAGFGQANIGVSMSAANTQRYDNMVMYQTPSFSGFQFGIGYSFNADDQNTTQSGFRTADNTRAITTGLRYVNGPLNVALTYDQLNASNKLPTALTDATPRMYAIGGSYDFEVVKLALAYARTTDGWFAGQGVNTGSGSLSIGTNIFADGFKANSYMVGLSAPIGGASKLFGSWQMVDPSNDRINGAETMNVFSLGYTYDLSKRTNLYAYGSYAKNYAFVEDVKSTAVGVGIRHRF, from the coding sequence ATGAAAAAGACTCTGCTCGCTGCCGCCCTGCTCGCCGGTTTTGCCGGTGTCGCCCAGGCAGAAACGTCTGTCACCCTGTACGGTATCATCGACACGGGTATCGGCTACAACAAGATCAGCGGTGGTCCTGATGCCATCAACGGCAGCCGTTTCGGCATGATCAACGGCGTCCAGAACGGTTCGCGCTGGGGTCTGCGTGGTTCGGAAGACCTGGGTGACGGCCTGCGCGCTGTTTTCCAACTGGAATCGGGCTTTGATTCGGGCAATGGCAAGTCGGCTCAAAACGGCCGCCTGTTCGGTCGTCAAGCCACCATCGGTCTGGCCAGCGACAGCTGGGGCCAACTGGACTTCGGTCGCCAAACCAACATCGCGTCGAAGTACTTCGGCTCGATCGATCCGTTCGGCGCTGGCTTCGGTCAAGCCAACATCGGCGTTTCGATGAGCGCTGCCAACACGCAACGCTACGACAACATGGTCATGTATCAGACCCCGTCGTTCAGCGGCTTCCAGTTCGGCATTGGCTACTCGTTCAACGCTGACGACCAGAACACGACGCAATCGGGCTTCCGCACCGCCGACAACACCCGCGCCATCACGACCGGTCTGCGCTACGTCAACGGCCCGCTGAACGTCGCTCTGACGTATGACCAGCTGAATGCTTCGAACAAGCTGCCGACCGCTCTGACCGACGCGACCCCGCGTATGTACGCCATCGGCGGTTCGTACGACTTCGAAGTCGTGAAGCTGGCCTTGGCCTACGCTCGCACGACCGACGGCTGGTTCGCTGGCCAAGGCGTGAACACCGGCTCGGGCTCCCTGAGCATCGGCACCAACATCTTTGCTGACGGCTTCAAGGCCAACTCGTACATGGTCGGCCTGTCCGCCCCGATCGGCGGCGCAAGCAAGCTGTTCGGTTCGTGGCAAATGGTTGACCCCAGCAACGACCGTATCAACGGTGCTGAGACGATGAACGTCTTCTCGCTGGGCTACACCTACGACCTGTCCAAGCGCACCAACCTGTACGCTTACGGTTCGTACGCCAAGAACTACGCCTTCGTGGAAGACGTCAAGTCGACCGCCGTCGGCGTCGGCATCCGTCACCGCTTCTAA
- a CDS encoding TetR/AcrR family transcriptional regulator, whose translation MPTPSSRADRSERLNALRRQLVLDAAQRVFERDGLEKTTIRAIAKEAGCTTGAIYPWFAGKETIYGALLEESLERLHAHLAEAASSGPAPAAARTAIHAFFGYYAERRTDFSLGMYLFQGLGPRGLGREMDERLNARLRQCIDLLGVALARTKSWEAAAVAVEQMNLFTYLMGLLLLLHTRRLKSLGQHAQALLDNYCLALEQR comes from the coding sequence ATGCCTACGCCCTCCTCCCGCGCCGACCGTTCCGAACGATTGAATGCGCTGCGCCGCCAGCTGGTTCTGGACGCCGCCCAGCGCGTGTTCGAGCGCGACGGCCTGGAGAAGACCACGATCCGCGCGATCGCCAAGGAGGCCGGCTGCACCACCGGCGCCATCTACCCCTGGTTCGCCGGCAAGGAAACCATTTATGGCGCGCTGCTGGAGGAATCGCTGGAACGCCTGCATGCGCATCTGGCCGAGGCGGCCTCTAGCGGCCCGGCCCCGGCCGCGGCGCGCACCGCGATCCATGCGTTCTTCGGCTACTACGCCGAACGGCGGACCGACTTTTCGCTGGGCATGTACCTGTTCCAGGGCCTGGGGCCGCGCGGCCTGGGCCGGGAAATGGACGAACGGCTCAACGCCCGCCTGCGCCAGTGCATCGACCTGCTGGGCGTGGCGCTGGCCCGGACCAAATCCTGGGAGGCCGCGGCAGTCGCGGTCGAGCAGATGAATCTCTTCACCTATCTGATGGGGCTGTTGCTGCTGCTGCACACCCGCCGCCTGAAATCCCTGGGCCAGCATGCGCAAGCGCTGCTGGACAACTACTGCCTCGCCCTGGAGCAACGATGA
- a CDS encoding PaaI family thioesterase, whose protein sequence is MTATDLDTPADAPLISLADFHILLADQHPFSLLLGIDVLRIGRGTARAVLPARDAHQRLGGIVAGPMLMGLADLAMYAAVVGATGQAHAVTASLTINFLRKSPAGAIHADARLLKVGRLSAGEVILTGEGSDEPLAHIVSTWSVPKP, encoded by the coding sequence ATGACCGCAACCGACCTGGACACCCCGGCCGACGCCCCGCTGATCAGCCTGGCCGATTTCCATATCCTGCTGGCGGACCAGCATCCCTTTTCGCTGCTGCTGGGCATAGATGTACTGCGCATCGGCCGCGGCACGGCGCGCGCGGTGCTGCCCGCGCGCGACGCCCACCAGCGGCTGGGCGGCATCGTCGCCGGTCCGATGCTGATGGGCCTGGCCGACCTGGCCATGTACGCGGCGGTGGTGGGCGCCACCGGACAGGCGCACGCGGTGACGGCCAGCCTGACGATCAATTTCCTGCGCAAGAGTCCGGCCGGCGCCATCCATGCCGACGCCCGGCTGCTGAAAGTAGGCCGGCTGTCCGCCGGGGAAGTCATTCTGACCGGCGAAGGGTCGGACGAGCCCCTCGCCCATATCGTGAGCACGTGGTCCGTGCCCAAGCCATGA
- a CDS encoding gamma-glutamyltransferase family protein — protein MFTTRPEILGTFGVVTSTHWLASAAGMSLLERGGNAFDACVASAFVLQVVEPHLVGPAGEVPAVFYSARTGRVEVLCGQGTTPAAATLERYRAEGLKLIPGNGLLATVIPGAFDAWMLLLRDHGSMRVRDVLEPAIYYAEHGHALMPRISNTIAGLKDFFQTHWPTTAEVYVPGGKVPEARKLFRNPALARTWTRVLQQAESAGADRERQIEAARDAFYRGFIAEEIDKFARNTDVMDESGSTHRGVITADDLAGWSASYDKPVTYDYHGYTVAKAGSWSQGPVFLQTLALLKEMDLAGVSPTSAEFVHRVTEAMKLAFADREAYYGDPAFVDVPLDHLLSDAYNAERRALIGESASQDLQPGQVPGFEAQVQRVMDTLERLSKVSAPGSATNEPTLADMRASAKRGDTTHVDVIDRWGNMISATPSGGWFQSSPVIPELGFGLNTRAQMFWLEEGLPGTLAPGKRPRTTLTPSLALRDGKPYLAFGTPGGDQQEQWQLLFFLRHVHHGLNLQEAIDLPMSHTMHFPTSFYPRDRKPGHLAVEASFGAEVIAALRQRGHQIEEVPEWSVGRLTAASRDADGLLHAAATPRLMQAYAIGR, from the coding sequence ATGTTTACCACTCGCCCGGAAATCCTCGGCACCTTCGGTGTCGTGACCTCCACCCATTGGCTGGCCAGCGCGGCCGGCATGTCGCTGCTGGAGCGCGGCGGCAACGCCTTCGACGCCTGCGTCGCCTCCGCTTTCGTGCTGCAGGTGGTCGAACCCCATCTGGTGGGCCCGGCCGGCGAAGTGCCCGCCGTGTTCTACTCCGCGCGCACCGGCCGCGTCGAGGTACTGTGCGGCCAGGGCACCACGCCCGCCGCCGCCACGCTCGAACGCTATCGGGCCGAAGGCCTCAAGCTCATCCCCGGCAACGGCCTGCTGGCCACCGTCATTCCCGGCGCCTTCGACGCCTGGATGCTGCTCCTGCGCGACCACGGCAGCATGCGCGTACGCGACGTGCTGGAGCCCGCCATCTATTACGCGGAACACGGCCACGCGCTGATGCCGCGCATCTCCAACACCATCGCCGGGCTGAAGGATTTCTTCCAGACCCATTGGCCGACCACTGCCGAGGTCTACGTGCCGGGCGGCAAGGTGCCCGAGGCCCGCAAGCTGTTCCGCAATCCGGCGCTGGCGCGCACCTGGACCCGCGTGCTGCAGCAGGCCGAAAGCGCGGGCGCGGACCGCGAGCGCCAGATCGAGGCGGCGCGCGATGCGTTCTACCGTGGCTTCATTGCCGAGGAAATCGACAAGTTTGCGCGCAATACCGACGTCATGGACGAGAGCGGATCCACGCACCGCGGCGTCATCACCGCGGACGACCTGGCGGGCTGGTCGGCCAGCTACGACAAGCCGGTGACCTACGACTATCACGGCTACACCGTGGCGAAGGCCGGCTCCTGGAGCCAAGGCCCGGTCTTCCTGCAGACCCTGGCGCTGCTCAAGGAGATGGACCTGGCCGGCGTGAGCCCGACCAGCGCCGAGTTCGTGCACCGCGTGACCGAGGCCATGAAGCTGGCCTTCGCCGACCGCGAGGCCTATTACGGCGATCCGGCCTTCGTCGACGTGCCGCTGGATCATCTGCTGTCCGACGCCTACAACGCCGAACGCCGCGCGCTCATCGGCGAGTCGGCCTCGCAGGATCTGCAGCCCGGCCAGGTGCCGGGTTTCGAGGCGCAAGTCCAGCGCGTCATGGACACCCTGGAGCGCCTGTCCAAGGTCTCCGCGCCCGGCAGCGCCACCAATGAACCCACGCTGGCCGACATGCGCGCTTCCGCCAAACGCGGTGACACCACGCACGTGGACGTCATCGACCGCTGGGGCAACATGATTTCGGCCACGCCGTCGGGCGGATGGTTCCAGTCCTCGCCGGTGATCCCGGAGCTGGGCTTCGGCCTGAATACCCGCGCGCAGATGTTCTGGCTGGAAGAGGGGCTGCCCGGCACGCTGGCGCCCGGCAAGCGTCCGCGCACCACGCTCACGCCCTCGCTGGCGCTGCGCGACGGCAAGCCCTACCTGGCCTTCGGCACGCCGGGCGGCGATCAGCAGGAGCAATGGCAGCTGCTGTTCTTCCTGCGCCATGTGCATCACGGCCTGAACTTGCAGGAAGCGATCGACCTGCCCATGTCCCACACCATGCATTTCCCTACGTCCTTCTATCCGCGCGACCGCAAGCCGGGGCATCTGGCGGTGGAGGCCAGCTTCGGCGCCGAGGTCATCGCGGCGCTGCGCCAGCGCGGGCACCAGATCGAGGAAGTGCCTGAATGGTCGGTGGGCAGGTTGACCGCGGCCTCGCGCGATGCCGACGGCCTGCTGCACGCGGCGGCCACGCCGCGCCTGATGCAGGCTTACGCCATCGGCCGCTGA